TTCCCCCCCCATGCTTGCCAAGATGTAAGCTCCATAGGCTTCAGGGTTTTGCTCATCACAGAAGGCGGGCACACAGGCACCATTGGGACCAGTGACTACGCTGTCGAAACGGCCCCATGCTCTGGGGTTGGAGGAGAACCCAGGTTCTGGCTCCAAGTTTATAATAGAAATCACAACCCCTTGGATCTGCTCGCTTTGCAGAAATCGCTCACTTCTGTAGGCTCGTACTTTAACGTAGCACCGTCTGCTCTCAGGGACATCCAGGTTAAAAAGACGCCTCTCTTTGATCTCCATGTTCCCAACCAAAAAGGTTCTCTGCTCCCTTTTGCGCCGTGTGCTTTTCTCAAGGTTGAAGTCCCCTTCTTCCTCCCATAACCCTGTCTCTGGGTTCAGGGACCAAAGCTTCATCTCTTGCATATGCTCTGGCATCTTGACCTGAGCAGCATCCAAATGAACCTTCACCTTTTCTGCATTGAGGGACTCAGTGCCCTGTTCATCTGTGAAGTCCACAGAAAACATGCCGTACGTGCGGAGCGGAAATACGTCTCCTTCCTCATCTACAAAGTTCAGGTCACTTTGTGTCACAGGGGCTGTAGAGATGTTTCTTGGGTCCAGAAATGTCACGCTGGCTTTCACTTTGCCACTGTAGACCTCTccatttttcctgtaaaatgcaTTGGGAGGAATTTCTAACTCAGCAATTGGGTCATCTTCTTCCATTTCCCCCAAAGAAATCACATTGGTTTCAGTGGATTCCAGTGTAACAGGGGCTTTCTTTCTCAGTAGCTTGATCTCATGAAATACAGCACCTCCATTTTCCTTGAAGGGCAGAACTTTTGTTGTGTTCACAAACTTCTGCAGCCGGTCCACGAAAGTTAGAACCAGTCTCTCCATATCTGCTGGGACGTGGATGGAGAAGGTTCCCTTGTATCCAGTCATACTCACTCTCTTGTTCCCCATGTAGATGTGGCCAAACCTCAGTGGCTCAccattatctgctgctgtggctctgcctcGAACCATTATTTTGGTCTCAGTGCATATTTTGCAACCACATTCGATGATGACTTTAGTGGGGAGCGTGTATCCATCACAGGAGATGTCCCTGGTTTCCATCTTGGATACCCCACAGCAATAGGAGACGTTGTCCTTACACCGAAGTCCCTTATCCAGCTTCCCCACACAGGTCTTTGCTGGGCACTTGCCCACATCGTAATAGAAGGAGTTTGTTGCTTTTTGGAAGCAATCATGAGGAAGTCGGATGAGGTGGCTTTGGGGTTGGGAATCACAGGCTGTCTCTTGTCTTCCTGTTGAATAGGATTTCTTAATGAGCAGCATGAAATAATTGCACAGTTATCACTATGTTGCCTGAAACCTCAGAGCTCAACATTGCTCCTAAAAGCAGTGACGATTTTGCAGGATTTTGGTGAGCTGGTTAACTCATTTCAGTGAAGCAAGTAGCTCAGCTTTAGCTTTAGGACCCTGATTAAGAGCTGTTTGCAGGATCGTCCCTGCTCCTGCTTATCCACTGTGGTCATCCAGCCCACCCTCAGCTagatgctctgctgctgcctggcttttTGACTATGGCAAGACTAGAATATATCCCAAGACTTTAAAAACAACCCTAAACAAGCAGAAATATTCCCATGTCAGGCAGCAGGTACAGTGAGAAATCTCCTGACAGGAGCAGGTTGAGGTTGATAGGCCACCTGCAATCCAGAACTCTGGTTTGTAGGGAGCGTCTGGTTCATAACCAGCTCACTAAAGCTTGTCTGCAAACAGATGAATGACATAAACCTCAAGAATTTTTCCTGTGACTTTTTTTTACCAGATGTATAACAGTTTCTGGTTCCTGCACACCAACACCTCCCCAGCTGTTTGGAGAACATCTGGCACGTTTTTTCTTACCTATGACAGCCAGCTTGGCAACTTGGGACTTTGCCgaccccccagcactgctggcctTGCAGAAATACTCTCCTGACTGTTCTCTCTTCAGGTTCTTCAGAATCAGGTTGTTTTTATATTTGTACAAGGAGGGATCCAGCAGTGAGCCGTTGTGGTACCTGCCAGGAACAGTTAAGGGACAGAGACTGACCATCTGGCTGGAGCACAGCAATGGCCTAATTGCCAGATTTCCTGCCTCGGTTTCCCTGAGGTTTTAGTTTGGCTAGGTGGCATCACTTAAAAATTTTTCCCCTACTTGTGGCAGTACTGCAATGGGCTGCTGGACAGctggcagggaggcagagctgccagttGTGTCTGATGAGGTTTTGAAACTCTTTGTGTATTTTTCCAGTGAATCCCTCAGCAGATGACATTGCTGTGCCATCTTGAGGAAGCCATCACTTGCAGCCATCAGTTCTCAGTGCATTTAACTGTTTTATAACTAAACCCCCCAATTTATGGAGATGGTAAGGAGATAAAGCTGGCATCCATGGAACAACTAAGACTTCTGGCAGATCAAATTCAAGCTCCTTACCAGAGGTAGCGGTCAGGAGCTGGGCTCCCTCGGGCCTCGCAACAGAGTGACACGCTCTGTCCCACTCTCCTGGCTTTGTCCTCAGGGCTCCTGAAAACATAGGGTTtgcctgcaggaggaggaaaaagccatCTTGTTACTCTTCCTCTCATAAAactacattttatttctgatgcCTGCCTAAAGCTTCCTGCATCCCCCCTCTTTGGGGCTACCTGATCGGTGCAGCTGCACTTGGATTGCCAGGTTTCTCCGGTTGCTCTCGGGCACGGTGACAGTTGCTGTTGCATATTTGGCTTTCTTTATTTTAAGGGTGTTTTTGCCATCAGGACAAACCCCTGGGATCCTAAACATGCCTCTGTTATCAGCCATTGTCAACAGCTTGAGTTTCTTGGCTTGCAGGTAGACCCGGGCATCAGCAGCAGGTGACCCATCCTCGAGAGACACTTTCCCATGCAGGGTGACATCCTCACACATGCAAGTGTCACAGTCGGCATTGACATGGCCCATGGGACAGGTGATGTtgcaggctggaggagaggcAGACAGGTCAAAAAATAGCCCCAAGTCCCCACAACACTCACAGTGTGTTCTTGCATCTGCTTTTCATTTGGATGCAATAAGGCAAGTACTGCATAAGGAGTAAATTGTAcccaaaacatatttttcctgATTACCCACAGCTGTGCATTAGAAAGGCAGGGACGATGTCATTTTGAACCTGACAATTAGTAGAAAGCAGCCACGTGGATATAATTACAGCTAGGAACTGTTATTTACCTTCCCCAAAGGGCTGAATTTCAGGGGAATTTGAATCCAGATCAGCATGTGAGCTCTTAGCTCAACCCTGGCAAGATTACAAATTCAATGTCATAAACTTTCTAGGTTTCTGTTACTAGTGTATGTTCAGAAGTTGTGATTTTGGTCTATCCCAAAAGCTGTCTTCCCTTATTCAATGGTATCCTGGCTTGGGCAGAATGTGGGATAATTGCCAAGTGAGCATTACTGGATAGGTTTAACATTTGGGCTCACAAGTATTATTCTATTCTCATTTACCTATAGTGATTAATCCTAAATAATAATCTGTCTTTTCTCAAGGCTCAGGTCATTACTTTTACAATCACAGAGCATCCCTGTACAGGAACTATCTGATATttcaaagatgaaaataaatgtaagaaATCAGGGAAAACCTGAAACAACTTTTCTGCACAAAACATATTTCCAGaattttttcagaattatttgGTTAAAAGGAGATTATAAgaataatataattaattacAAGCCCCTTCAGCAGGGACTATGGCAATTTGATATTTCTGAATCATCTCTTTCCTGGAGGTTTTATGAAGACAGCTGTATGCAGTCACTGACTCTACCTTGAGTGCTGCTGTTATTAAAAgattaatgagatttttttctatatccCCAAGATATTGTGAATCCCTGTTATCTTTCTGTTTGGCTATAAAGTcgccctgctctgctctttgcactctccagccctgcttggaaatcacaaaattctgtcaaaggagagaaagatgataaaatgacagcaaagggaGTTCAACACCTGGGCAGTGGTGAGACCACGACATCCTCCCCTGCCCATAAGTGAGTTTATAGGAGCACCTGAGCAAACATGTCCAATGCAGAGCCGCCCTTCCTCTGTTGCTTCATTACAGTGCACGCCCCAGAGGGGCTCAGCTAGGCAGGATCTGGTACGCTTCTGCACCCCGGTTTGGCCACACTTTGCTGAGCACTCGCTCCATTTCGACCATGGAGACAAAAACCTTTTTGAATCTTGCACCAGTGGACCTTGAATAACATCAGTGGTGTGTTACTGAGATGTACATTACACATAGAGCTGCCCAAAAACGGGCAGTTGGGTTTTAGCAGCTTCTATAGAGCACAGACTATACATTTGGATATTACATACCACATGGATTAAACAAACTCAGAGCATGttcagggagctgggaattaAAGCATGttcagggagctgggaattaAAGCATAAGAAGGCATCTGAAGGCTTCTGATTTAATTCCCCACAGGCTACCAAAATCAGGATGATTAAGATAAACCCAGAGGGAGCAAAGTGCAGGCAGCTCACACTTAGTGTTGAATAACTTTGGCTTAAGGAAATCAAACACACATTCTCATTTAAATGTTGTTTGAGGGGCAACACTTGTCTGTTTCAAATGTGGTTAAatagtttaaataaaaagtaaaatggtTAAATAGTTACAAAAAAGGGTAAAATTGTTGGTATGATCATGTTGAATGTCTTTAACCAAATTTCAACATATGTTTTCTATAGGGGCAGCATGTGTCCTGTTGTGAGCACCACTTTTACTGAGTGCAAACCAGAAGCTTAAGATGCTACTGAACAGGCTGAACATGTCAGGAGCCAGCTGATTGGTAAAACAGAAAATTTGCAAAACATATTGGGAGTTTAATATGAGGTtataattttaaaggaatttcttTAAGCGGGCTACTAGATGTTATTAATTTAAGCTACTTTGAATGGATGAGATCCACTCCAAGTCTGTGGTTTGGGCTTTTCTAAAAATGACAGTGTTCTAATAATGTTTATGAGTATGCACCAGTGACTAAAGTGtctaaaaatgaagttttttggAGATGTGTGCTATGTCATCTCCCATACCTATTCTTCCACCCAATTTGTAATAGAGCAGGTTGATTTGTTTCCTAGAAAGGCAgacaggcacagggctggaCTGTTCAAATTGTGAATGGGTGTTTGAAAACAATCCTGGCTTATAAAAGCAGGTGGGAAGAAAAGACCCTTTAAATGAGAGCAGATATGGGAGTGTCATGTCTGGCTAGGAGCAAGCACTTGGCTTAAATGGGCAGGGTTTTAATCTGTTGGCACATCAGCATCTCTAGTTCAGCATCCCAAGTAGTGGGATCCATGACTTACTTAGCAATTTGAGGCATGCAGGAGGAGGGGGTCACATCCTGTGGATAAATGCCTATTTGTGCTTGCCCCAAGCAAAAACTGAATGTGCAACAGATTAAAGCGGCATCTCAGCAAGATCCTAAGCTTGTTTGGGTTCAGCTGCTTTAATCTGCAGGGCTGGTGATGATAGGAAATGAGCAGGGGAATCCCATGGAGGAAAATGGTATTATATGGCTCTAAGTAGCATTTTCAcagcagaagaagcagaatGTGAAGGATGAGGGAGAAGCTGTGGGATTGAGCATTGGTGGGGacatgggaagggacagggctggcccgTGGCACCGGCCAGCAGGAACGTACTGCGTCTGACGTAGGTAAAGGTTGGGTCTCCCCGGCGAGAGCTGCTCCTCGTACCTGTGGGCAGAGGGGTGATTCAGGCAGAGTTTGCCAGCCAGGGAGCCAGCCCCAGAATCACTGCCTTGTGCATCCATTTTCAGGGGGAAACTATTTTACTGATGGTTTTCAAAAAAATACCTCTCAGCAAGTGGAGGGGACCTCTTAGTGTCCATGGTTTTGGTGCTTTTATTCTTCCCAGTGGCtaacagagctgctgggaggtggGCAGAAGGCTGGGAAACTTCCCAAATCCTTCAGCATAGCTAGCCCTTTCAGTGCCTGctaaaatttaaattctgaGCTCTGGACAGTAAAGATGAGAAGTCGGAGCATCTCCCAGGAATTAATGAGGAGAGTGGGCTCTGCAGGGTAATTAATTCCCCACAGGCTTTAATTCTGATGGAATGGTGTCACAAACTGCCCAGggtgtggggacaggctgggcagggtAGAGGCAGGTCAGAGCATGTGCTGGCCCATCCCTGGGCTCTTCTCACCCTCCCAGCCTGCGCGTGCctcccacaggagctggggctgtggtcACACGTTGaccttcccttttccaggagAGGAGCCAACAGCATGTGTCAGTGATAGCCAAAACCCTACAGGAGGTCGTGGATGATTAACATTTATTCCATTGCctaaatcatagaatcataaaattatTCTAACCCTAAATGTCCTCTTCTACTCAAATAATACTTGTTAGCTGTGAATTGTTGGGAAAGTTGTCCAGTGAGGAAAATCCACCCATTGTGGGAATTAACTTACTCTCCAAGCTGAGCATTACCAGCGGGCTGAAGGTTCTCTGTCCTATCTGAATCCTGCTGATGGCTGGTTTCAGAATCCTTTGTCCTAAGGGTTaataaatgaaagaataaattaGATTAAAGGAATTGGGCGTCCTTAGGCTCAATATTACAGCTTTCCCATTGGACTGTGGCTGGTTAGAGCTCCTGTGGGATGCAGTGCAGGAGATGCCAAGAAAGGGACATAAGGGATATGTCCCACAGCATCACTGCAGCTCAGATATGATAcaaattttctatttcctttatCACCcaagaaaaacttttttgtACTTCCTATGTTGGAGCAGCTCAGATCAACTAATCTTTTTATAGCTGGAGAGATAAAATATGTCCTTCCTGTCCATACGCAAGGAAAAATTAATCCAAAGTGGATAATGTTGGTTGTTTTTATGGGACAAGAGCTGGTTTCTGAACTTGCTGGCCACCTGCATGCCGAGGGGAGCTGATGGCCATGGCAGGTTCCTGGGGTGCTTGCTGGGAACAGTCCCATATAAATTGGGAAGCTAAGCCCAAGCACTAGCTCTCcgctgtgcccagctctgcccctgtgTTCCTCTGGGTGCAGACTGGACACTATGGGATCTCAGAgacagcaggcagggatggtCCTAGCATGACCAGTGGGCCAGGGAGTTCATCCCTGGTAAACCAGAGGCTCACTGACTTGCAGACAGGCTTTGCTCAAACTCTGGGGGCTGGATGGGAGCCAGTCCTTGTGTGGAAGTTATCTGTCCGGGCAAACGCCGCAGTGACCCCGACCAGCATCGATGTCGGGCTGCGTCTGCTGGCTCAGCGGCTGCCAACAGACGTGCCTGCACTGGCGtgggcaggggacagagcagtgACCAGAATGGAAACGTTTAACCTTCACCTAAAACAGAAGTGGCtccccagaggaggaggaggatccAGCCTTTCATGGTGACCATCGCTGTCTCCAGAGGTGACCAGGGGATTCCTGGAGTTTCTGCAGCTGTCCCACGCCTTCTTCAGTCCTGCAGAGACAAGCCTGACTCTGTCAAAGCTCACCCAGGTCCTGCTCCTTTTGGGGAGCTTCTCCCAGGCTGAACCACCCCAAAACATGCTACAGGGGCACTTATACCCCCTGTTCAcccacccccagcagctctTCATTTACCTCCCCAGTGGGGAGCAGCGGGGGCTCCACATCTGTGCTCGCATCCCCCCTGCTTCTCACCATCACATCTGAGCCTAAATCTATTTTGCAGAGCACTGCTTTGTAACAGCATCTCCTTACATGCCTAGGAACAGCTTAAATACTTCTGCAGGGATATCTCTCAGCCCACGCAGCTCTGCAGGCCCCCCAGCACCCAGATCTGCtccccacaggagcagggacagccccgttcctccatccctctgcctgcAAACTGGGCATAGTGTGAGGATTTCCTGCAGGCAAAGATGTGGGACTGAGGCTTTATGCCCCTCTTCACCAGCTCAGCCACTtcagattttgttttcagtgcGTCCCTTTGCCCTAGAGCATCAAGCATTTGggtatttaatttctgaaagtaCCCGTGGAGCTGGTGTTACCCCTAGTGACaccagctggaattccaggtgCTTTATTTTATGCACCCAAAATTAATGAACTGGGAGGAAGGGAGAATATTGCCCCAGCCATTTGGTGCCTCAGTTTACTCATAAAATGGGACTGACAAAGAGCAGTCACTGGTGAGAACACTTTTATTTGTAAGTGGTACTAACCATCCCCTCTGAGACCAGGGAATATGGGACTAGGAAATACTTTGATTATGGCTCAGCAAATCTCAGTCAAGCAAAAATAACAAGCAACACATGAGCGGTGTTTTGTGGGCTTACGGTGGGGTCGTGAACTCGCAGCCAGAcaataaccagaaaaaaattaatcctgtTTCCCACTTGGCGATTATTATAGGAGCTGACTGCAACTTGTTCAGCACTGGGCTTGGGATTGGGATACATCCCTCTGTACCCAGACACACGATGCTAAAAAAGAGGGGTTCAAGCAGCTGGGTCTTGGCagcagggagggtttggagcTGTGTCCCCTGTCTGGCAGGGGGCTGTTCGAGCCAGCGCGGGACAGAGCCGCGGGAGATGAAACAGCCGCACGTGAGCAAAGTCCCCCAGACCCCCGCTCCAGCTGTCCTGTAACCCTTCCGCAAGCCCATTAGCTGGGACGAGGAAGGGAGAAGCGAGACGCAGGGAACTGCATCCCCATCGATGATTTTCAGCCTCTGTGAGGTCATCTGCCCATTAATTAATTTCCACCTCGCCTTCAACCACAACCACTCTTAATTACGCCGCCTTAACGCAACAGAATTCTATAACCACTATCTgccagagaagggaaaacagcaggattggggtttttttctcttacctaaaaagccataaaaaccccactTAAGGAGAGTCCCGTCTTCTCGCCACAGAGCCGCCAGCCGAGCTGAGATCCGCGGGCGAGACGAGGGCTTGTCAGCTGAGTGTTCGGGGATTTTCAGCCGGTTGGGAAGAAGAGAGAACTGCGGCTTACCGAAACCTCCCCTGCGCCGAGCGGAGCCGGGCTGTGTGCGAGCCTCCCGCCGCCGAGGCGGCGAGGTCGCTTATATAGCCCGGCGTGTAGCTTAGGGGATGGCAGCGAGCCACCGGCCGCGAGCACAAACAGATCGGACGCGCGAGGAAACCGCAGCCTGAATAATCCCTTAATAAGGTGATGGTAAACAGAAACCCGTGGCGATGCCACGGCGTGTGGCTGCCGCTGGTGGTGGGACAGGGCACGGTGTGGGTACCACGTCCTGGTGTGGGCACCgcatcccagcacagcaccgTCACTGTGAGGGGTTCACCCGGGGTCTGGATCTGAAATACATGCTGCTGAGTGTTGAAGGTGGAGATACAGTGAACAGACAACGAGTTTTTGGGCTGCTTTTGGCTCTACCTGGTCTGGGATAAGCGTGGTGCCCACCCAGCAGTGCACGTGGATTTGCCCTGCTTTGCAGGTGtgggctcagctgggcactgttcccagcactgcctgcccacctctgcccctgtgctggctctggcagggatCAGATGAGGATGCTGTGGGGATGTGAGGATGTGGGACAAAGCCAATGGGATTGATTTGAATACCCAGGgtagcacagagctgcagaggcaggacCATCCTTGTAAATCAATGTGACTGCATCTCAAGCCATGGGGGGATCCAGCAATGACCCCTAACCAGGGTTTCCTGCTTGCCCCAGTCTGATTTCAGCCTTGCaggcttttcctccctctgcagccacatttTTCTCATGTAACTTGTGGCAAGTGGTCTGTGGACACAGGGCTCCTGGGTGTTGACAAAGCACGTGGCCTTGTGCAAGTGACTGCCACCCATGCatgcagccctggagccacTGGACTGTGCAGATGGTTGCTGCAGGAATGTGGTGTGAAAGCATGTGCTGGATGTGTCAGGAGCAACCCCCAAAAGATGGGCATGGGTGTTAGGGCAGCCAGTGGGGGTCAGTGGTGTCCCAAGCTGCCTCCTAGTAATCTTtgtcagccctgctgccagagggagTGGTGCAGGAGGAACACAGACCAAGATGTCacataaaaaataatcagtGGTGACCTACACCAGTTCCTGTTTATGTTTAcgagggaaaaggaaaaaacacctgAGGTGTGCCAAAAATGGCAGAATGTTTATATGGTGGGCAGAGAGTGCCCAGTGAGCTGGAAGCTTCAGACCTCTGACATAAACATGAAGATCATCTCTGTTTCCCCTCTGTGATGAGGACAAGATGTGGGAAAGGTGCTGAGGCAGAGAGCAAGGAATTCATCTTCCCCAGAGGGAACCTACCTCCCACCATGGCTGACCTACACTAAGCACAGCACCAATGCCTTGGCAAGACATTTCCAGTCCCACTGGCTGCTTGCCCACATCCTGGCATCAACTTCTATGGGTCGCACTGCTGGGTAAGGAAATGTGCTGTTCTGCAAAAGGAATAAACTGTTATTCCTTACATTATGGAAATGGGATGGTAGCTCTAACCCCGTGCTGGTGCAGGCATTTCTGCAGAGGATTTTGCAGCCTCCTCAGCGTGGCTGTTTTCTCTCTAGCATGTCTCCTTCAAGACAAGCTCTGGAGACATGTGTGTGTCTTTaggagcaggatggggacaTGTGAGTTCATGCAAACCCCAAGTCTCTAGAAGAGTTCATTTGCACAGTCTCTCTTGGCTTGACCACCCCTTGCTGTAGCTCCGACATGTGGCTGACTTTGGAGGGGACAGCATGAGAAGAGCCCCAGATGTTCCCAGTGCTGAGCACCACTGGCTCTGGGAGAGGCTTTCCATCTTCCTGGAGGTGAACAATGCCCCTTCCCATGGGGTGGAGAGGACAAGTCAGGGGCTGCCCCATGCCTGGGGTGGTCTGCAGGGCTGTAGTACCTATGGCCAGTGACAAGGATGCATCCCAGACCAAACTGCTCCCGTCTTTCTGCCCATCACCAGTGGCTTCAGCTGCCTaaagctgctccttcccatcaGAAAGCAGATCCACAGCCTCTTGGACTCATTCCCCTCCTGGATTAATGCTGGGGAGCCTACCCAAATCTcatgttttttttccatggtttCGTCACTGATGTGTAATGTCAAAGCCATAAGGTCTTTATATGAATGCTGCCATGCTTAATGCTCCCTctgtgctgaggctggggcagTGTCAGAGGAGTGTGACAGCAGATGGTGCCAGCAGTATCTCCCTCCCCACACTCCTTTGTGGTGGTATCCATAACTTTTCTTGTGTTCATCTAATAAATCCAGGGGAAAGCTGGCTAGTAATGCTCATCCTGGTTCTTCATGCCTCCCACCATTTCTGGTACAGCATGGGCAGAGTGGCCATCTCCAAAAGCTAACTGTACCATGCCAGGAGGATAGCAGGGTTGGAGGggctgctctcagggctgcCTGTGGAATTTGCAGGCTGTGGGGTCTGCAAAATGCTCTGTGGGGCCCATAAATCTGCTGTTGGGCTAAGGCCATGCCTAATTCCCTGCCGGCTGCCCTCGTCCTCCCTCCCTGCGCCCTCTCCGCTCCGCCAAAGGGAGCTGACGGTTATTTTCCCCTGCTGCATGTTTCTGGGCTTGCTTCTGTTTACGGAGATG
The genomic region above belongs to Haemorhous mexicanus isolate bHaeMex1 chromosome 13, bHaeMex1.pri, whole genome shotgun sequence and contains:
- the CILP gene encoding cartilage intermediate layer protein 1; the protein is MVTMKGWILLLLWGATSVLGQRILKPAISRIQIGQRTFSPLVMLSLESTRSSSRRGDPTFTYVRRSPLVQDSKRFLSPWSKWSECSAKCGQTGVQKRTRSCLAEPLWGVHCNEATEEGRLCIGHVCSACNITCPMGHVNADCDTCMCEDVTLHGKVSLEDGSPAADARVYLQAKKLKLLTMADNRGMFRIPGVCPDGKNTLKIKKAKYATATVTVPESNRRNLAIQVQLHRSGKPYVFRSPEDKARRVGQSVSLCCEARGSPAPDRYLWYHNGSLLDPSLYKYKNNLILKNLKREQSGEYFCKASSAGGSAKSQVAKLAVIGRQETACDSQPQSHLIRLPHDCFQKATNSFYYDVGKCPAKTCVGKLDKGLRCKDNVSYCCGVSKMETRDISCDGYTLPTKVIIECGCKICTETKIMVRGRATAADNGEPLRFGHIYMGNKRVSMTGYKGTFSIHVPADMERLVLTFVDRLQKFVNTTKVLPFKENGGAVFHEIKLLRKKAPVTLESTETNVISLGEMEEDDPIAELEIPPNAFYRKNGEVYSGKVKASVTFLDPRNISTAPVTQSDLNFVDEEGDVFPLRTYGMFSVDFTDEQGTESLNAEKVKVHLDAAQVKMPEHMQEMKLWSLNPETGLWEEEGDFNLEKSTRRKREQRTFLVGNMEIKERRLFNLDVPESRRCYVKVRAYRSERFLQSEQIQGVVISIINLEPEPGFSSNPRAWGRFDSVVTGPNGACVPAFCDEQNPEAYGAYILASMGGEELEAVPSAPKLNPAAIGVPQPYLNKLNYRRTDHEDSNIKKTAFSINMAKPSPNSPEENNGPIYAYENLSECEEAPHSAAHFRFYRIEGDRYDFNTVPFSEDDLMSWTDDYLAWWPKPMEFRACYIKVKINGPQEVNVRSRNMGGTHPRTIGKLYGIRDVRSIRDPQQRDVSAACLEFKCSGMLFDQDRVDRTLVKVIPQGNCRRVSVNSMLHEYLVNHLPMATNNDTSEYTMLAPLDPLGHNYGIYTVTDQDPRIAKEIALGRCFDGTSDGTSRTMKSDVGIGLTFTCSERSTTEQSIFQSQRNLGQQSPRDSGRQSPGDSGRQSPGDSGRQSPRDSGRQSPGDSGRQSPGDSGRQSPGDSGRQSPRDSGRQSPGDSGRQSPREWSQQTPRDWSQQSPRDSGQQSILVLPGQSPVYQRPPSSRRNNQARIPMTGQRPTY